A stretch of the Saprospiraceae bacterium genome encodes the following:
- a CDS encoding RluA family pseudouridine synthase → MKFDPFIIYEDNHILILEKPAGLLSQGDHTGDENLFDLLKEFIRIKYEKPGNVYLGSIHRLDRPVGGIMLFGKTSKATTRLQDQMKAGLIKKKYLAITEKHPDIEEADLVHYLTKDESKNKSKVYDHPKKDCKLCKLHYKVLANIKGFALLDITLDTGRSHQIRAQLAHMGFPIKGDSKYGISHGIKHESLALFAYQLGFTHPVTKEWMEFTHFPPSDKNFNPFKAFFPKPQG, encoded by the coding sequence ATGAAATTCGATCCATTTATAATTTACGAAGATAATCACATCCTCATCCTTGAAAAACCTGCCGGACTTTTGTCCCAGGGTGATCATACCGGCGATGAAAACTTGTTTGATTTGTTAAAGGAATTCATACGTATTAAATACGAAAAACCAGGGAATGTTTATTTAGGGTCAATTCACCGATTGGATAGACCTGTAGGTGGAATTATGCTTTTTGGGAAAACTTCCAAAGCAACCACAAGGCTTCAGGATCAAATGAAAGCAGGATTAATTAAGAAAAAGTACTTGGCAATAACCGAAAAACATCCGGACATCGAAGAAGCAGATTTGGTGCATTACCTAACCAAAGATGAATCAAAAAACAAGTCAAAAGTGTACGATCACCCTAAAAAAGATTGCAAACTTTGTAAGTTGCATTATAAGGTCCTTGCAAATATTAAAGGATTTGCTTTGTTGGATATAACACTGGATACGGGTCGATCCCATCAGATCAGAGCTCAATTAGCTCATATGGGTTTCCCAATAAAGGGGGACAGTAAATATGGAATTTCCCATGGAATTAAACATGAAAGTCTAGCCTTATTTGCCTATCAACTCGGATTTACTCATCCTGTTACTAAAGAATGGATGGAATTTACTCATTTTCCACCCTCAGATAAAAATTTTAATCCATTTAAAGCCTTTTTTCCCAAACCCCAAGGGTAA
- a CDS encoding methyltransferase, which yields MALSITKEAFRFKQFSVLVSPGVFPITTDAVLLGSWIQLDSSDRILDIGTGSGILSLMAAQKAAVHANITALDSDKNSVQCATYNFEQSPWQSKLNAYCLNAEDLLNSNLNHQLGYRFDQIICNPPYFSDSLLSPNGDKNRARHQFSLSFPLLVKIAEAYLNPDGKISLVLPAVGSDMLVNQMQRVDLCLSRVLKVRNKHASKTNRVLLEFAKSKTGCVEFELFLYDENGKRSKEYSILTQEFYL from the coding sequence ATGGCTTTGAGTATTACCAAGGAGGCATTCAGATTTAAACAGTTTTCGGTTTTAGTAAGTCCGGGTGTTTTTCCTATTACTACGGATGCTGTTTTGTTGGGTTCTTGGATTCAGCTTGATTCTTCAGATAGAATTCTTGATATTGGTACAGGGAGTGGTATCTTGTCATTAATGGCTGCTCAGAAAGCGGCTGTCCATGCAAATATTACTGCATTAGACAGTGATAAGAATTCAGTACAATGTGCAACGTACAATTTTGAACAATCTCCCTGGCAATCTAAATTGAATGCATATTGTTTGAATGCTGAAGATCTTTTAAACTCCAATTTAAATCATCAACTCGGATATCGATTCGATCAAATTATATGCAATCCACCTTACTTTTCGGATTCCTTATTGTCTCCCAATGGAGATAAAAACAGGGCCCGTCATCAGTTTTCATTAAGTTTTCCGCTATTAGTGAAAATTGCAGAAGCGTATTTAAATCCAGATGGTAAAATCAGTTTGGTATTGCCGGCTGTTGGTTCTGACATGCTTGTAAATCAAATGCAACGTGTAGATTTGTGTTTGTCCAGAGTTTTAAAAGTTCGAAATAAGCATGCATCAAAAACAAATCGAGTCTTATTGGAGTTCGCTAAATCTAAAACGGGATGTGTGGAGTTTGAGTTGTTTTTATATGATGAAAACGGAAAGCGCAGTAAGGAGTATTCTATTTTAACCCAAGAGTTTTATCTATAA
- a CDS encoding DNA-binding protein, which translates to MNITLDELRTIKHNLPTGSIRKIADELNLDEQVVRNYFGAHHLENSGNHIQPGPNGGIVHIEDERILNLAKKLIQENAKQN; encoded by the coding sequence ATGAATATAACCTTGGATGAGCTCCGCACAATTAAACACAATTTACCTACCGGAAGCATTCGTAAAATTGCGGATGAATTAAATCTGGATGAACAGGTTGTGCGAAATTACTTTGGAGCGCATCATCTTGAAAACAGCGGCAATCATATTCAGCCCGGTCCAAATGGAGGGATTGTTCACATTGAAGATGAACGAATTTTAAATTTAGCAAAAAAACTAATACAAGAAAACGCCAAACAAAATTAA
- a CDS encoding acyl transferase yields the protein MLDLKRLQDKVLYTNQSNSFELVQEVYLFQSQNNPVFRQFLKLIGKLDCKINQYEDLCFLPIELFKSNEVKTGNWNEELVFRSSGTTDSLRSCHFIEKLGFYNEVSRLCFEFHFGSLEKYEFLALLPNYLERQDSSLVAMVNHFVNSSNKLGKDVFFIDDFKSLELKLNALHKLNKQVILFGVSFALLDFANQFNLIHPNLIVIETGGMKGRRREIAKTDLIGQLQSGFPQSKIVSEYGMTELLSQAYALDGINYSSHPLLKFLITDPSDPFLFLPNSKRGIINVIDLANIHSCSFIKTGDLGQLNPLGELQVLGRFDFEEMRGCSQLYEE from the coding sequence ATGCTGGACCTAAAACGATTACAAGATAAAGTTTTATATACAAATCAATCCAATAGCTTTGAATTGGTCCAGGAAGTCTATCTTTTTCAATCTCAAAACAATCCAGTTTTTCGGCAATTTTTAAAACTGATCGGTAAATTAGATTGCAAAATCAATCAGTATGAAGATCTTTGTTTTCTCCCCATTGAATTATTTAAGTCCAATGAAGTTAAAACAGGTAATTGGAATGAAGAATTAGTTTTTCGCTCCAGTGGAACAACAGATTCACTTAGATCCTGTCATTTTATTGAAAAGCTAGGGTTTTATAATGAAGTTAGCAGGCTTTGTTTTGAGTTTCATTTTGGATCTTTGGAAAAATATGAATTCCTGGCATTGCTGCCAAATTACCTGGAGCGGCAGGATTCTTCCTTAGTGGCCATGGTAAATCACTTTGTGAATTCATCAAACAAGCTGGGTAAAGATGTATTTTTTATAGATGATTTTAAATCATTGGAACTAAAATTAAATGCCTTGCATAAATTGAATAAACAAGTCATTTTATTTGGAGTAAGTTTTGCATTATTGGATTTTGCCAATCAGTTTAATTTAATTCATCCCAATTTAATTGTTATTGAAACAGGTGGCATGAAAGGCAGACGCCGCGAAATAGCTAAAACGGATTTGATAGGGCAGCTTCAATCCGGATTTCCTCAATCAAAAATTGTCTCTGAATATGGGATGACCGAATTATTATCTCAAGCTTATGCCTTAGATGGGATTAATTACAGTTCACATCCATTATTAAAATTTTTAATTACAGATCCTTCCGATCCGTTTTTATTTTTACCAAACTCTAAAAGAGGAATTATCAATGTCATTGATTTGGCTAATATTCATTCATGCTCATTTATTAAAACAGGCGACCTGGGTCAACTAAATCCGCTGGGAGAATTGCAGGTATTGGGGAGGTTTGATTTTGAAGAAATGCGCGGATGCAGTCAATTATATGAAGAATAA
- a CDS encoding MATE family efflux transporter: MNRQQQLDLLKLAFPIILGNLSQMMLNIIDSAMVGHLSYKHLAAASLVTNMIGLPYVLCIGFTVAISPLVAELKGAKNPESCGALLNNAFYLNVSVAILTSLLLYIFGGVIFHLGQDPEVANLGLPYMNWMLWSIVPMTVFLSIKQFCDGLNFTKIPMILSLASIPINAFLNYLLIYGNYGFPKMELVGAGVATFITRILIALALGIYVLYHSRYKIYQLSNRTIDRLQLQKITRLALPSAWQYVSEIGAFVVLGILVGWFGATQQAAHQVSLSVAALTFMVSIGLSSAGSIKVGEAFGMKDIHLVRKIGVSVLQFSAIYGIICAVFFIIFRNQIPYLFTSDQEVIHHAALLFLFAAAFQLGDSIQAVGIGVLRGIQDVKLPTIYTTLCYWFVGIPIGYFLSVVLNWQVSGVWTGFIVCLSSMAFLLYRRFLRITSSFKLNSSN; the protein is encoded by the coding sequence TTGAACAGACAACAACAGTTGGATTTATTGAAACTGGCATTCCCAATTATTTTAGGGAATTTGTCTCAAATGATGCTGAATATTATTGATTCAGCTATGGTTGGCCACTTAAGTTATAAACATTTGGCAGCGGCATCATTAGTAACCAATATGATTGGATTACCTTATGTATTATGCATCGGTTTTACCGTAGCGATTTCACCATTAGTTGCAGAATTAAAAGGCGCAAAAAATCCGGAATCTTGTGGAGCACTTTTAAATAACGCATTTTATCTCAATGTTTCAGTAGCTATTTTAACCTCTTTGTTACTCTATATTTTTGGAGGAGTTATTTTTCATCTTGGACAAGATCCAGAAGTTGCTAATCTCGGACTTCCGTATATGAATTGGATGCTTTGGTCCATTGTTCCTATGACCGTATTTCTAAGTATAAAACAATTTTGTGATGGTTTAAATTTTACAAAAATTCCTATGATTCTATCATTGGCATCCATCCCTATTAATGCATTTTTAAATTATTTACTTATTTATGGGAATTATGGCTTCCCAAAAATGGAATTGGTTGGTGCCGGTGTAGCAACATTTATTACCCGGATTTTAATAGCACTTGCATTGGGTATATATGTTTTGTATCACTCCCGATATAAAATATATCAGCTTAGTAATCGTACCATTGACCGATTGCAATTACAAAAAATTACCCGTCTTGCATTGCCCAGTGCATGGCAATATGTAAGTGAAATTGGAGCGTTCGTCGTGTTGGGTATTTTAGTAGGTTGGTTTGGAGCTACCCAACAGGCAGCACACCAGGTATCCCTTTCTGTTGCTGCTTTGACCTTTATGGTGTCTATCGGATTATCCTCTGCTGGTTCAATTAAAGTAGGTGAAGCCTTTGGCATGAAAGACATTCACCTGGTTCGAAAAATTGGTGTTTCTGTCTTACAGTTTTCAGCAATATATGGCATTATCTGCGCCGTGTTTTTTATCATTTTTAGAAATCAAATTCCTTATTTGTTTACATCCGATCAAGAGGTCATACATCATGCAGCTTTGTTGTTCTTATTTGCAGCTGCATTTCAGCTAGGAGATTCTATTCAAGCAGTTGGAATTGGTGTTTTGAGAGGAATTCAAGATGTAAAGCTGCCTACAATCTACACCACCTTGTGTTATTGGTTTGTGGGGATTCCAATTGGTTACTTTCTAAGTGTCGTGCTTAATTGGCAAGTTTCAGGTGTGTGGACTGGATTTATTGTATGTCTCAGCAGCATGGCTTTCTTATTATACCGCCGCTTTCTTCGAATCACTAGTTCGTTTAAATTGAACTCAAGCAATTGA
- the fsa gene encoding fructose-6-phosphate aldolase has protein sequence MKFFIDTANLDQIKEAKDLGILDGVTTNPSLMAKEGITGKENIYRHYHKICELVKGDVSAEVISTDYKGMMKEAKELAEIAENIVVKVPMIKDGIKAIAELKSLEIKTNCTLVFSAGQAILVAKAGATYISPFIGRIDDTSWDGMQLITDIFEIYSLQGFETEILAASIRNGLHIVEAAKAGADVVTCPLDAILSLLKHPLTDIGLQKFLDDHNKAQAALLKS, from the coding sequence ATGAAATTTTTTATCGATACAGCCAATTTGGACCAAATTAAGGAGGCCAAGGACCTGGGCATCCTGGATGGGGTAACTACCAATCCCAGTTTGATGGCCAAAGAAGGAATTACCGGAAAAGAAAATATCTATCGGCATTACCACAAAATCTGTGAACTTGTAAAAGGCGACGTTAGTGCAGAAGTCATTTCGACGGACTATAAAGGCATGATGAAAGAAGCCAAAGAGTTGGCTGAAATTGCTGAAAATATTGTGGTGAAAGTTCCAATGATTAAAGATGGAATTAAGGCAATTGCTGAGTTAAAAAGTCTTGAAATTAAAACCAATTGCACCCTCGTTTTTAGTGCCGGTCAAGCTATCCTGGTCGCAAAAGCAGGTGCAACATATATTTCACCTTTTATTGGCCGGATCGATGATACAAGTTGGGATGGAATGCAATTGATCACTGATATTTTTGAAATTTACTCCCTGCAAGGATTTGAAACAGAAATTCTGGCCGCATCCATACGAAACGGATTGCACATTGTGGAGGCCGCTAAAGCAGGAGCAGATGTGGTGACTTGCCCTTTAGATGCAATTCTCTCATTGTTAAAGCATCCTTTAACCGATATCGGTTTGCAAAAGTTTTTAGACGACCACAATAAAGCCCAGGCCGCATTATTAAAGTCCTGA
- a CDS encoding nucleoside phosphorylase, whose protein sequence is MEANWILHPDGSLYHLKLKPGDLAPIIISVGDPDRVRILSSYLDLIELQVESREFFTVTGYLSGKRISILSTGIGTDNIDIVMNEVDALFNIDLKTGKPNDELIKIKWIRLGTSGAIQKDIPLDSILITDWSIGTDNLADYYQPHTIPYSQMPNGIRYFLYRADPSLLNAFLHSDLIVGNTLTAVGFYGPQGRFNRIKQSNLLQELEALDLKGIGKISNLEMETSGIYGLSQMFGYQALSVNAILANRITGQFSKNPEKTIERMIEICLEKISGL, encoded by the coding sequence ATGGAAGCGAATTGGATCCTACATCCAGATGGTAGCTTATATCATCTTAAGCTAAAACCGGGGGATTTAGCACCTATCATCATTAGTGTTGGCGATCCGGATCGAGTCCGCATTTTATCCAGCTATTTAGATCTTATTGAATTACAAGTTGAATCCAGAGAATTTTTCACTGTTACGGGATATTTATCCGGCAAACGAATCAGTATTCTATCAACCGGAATTGGTACTGACAATATAGATATTGTAATGAATGAAGTGGATGCTTTGTTTAATATTGATTTAAAAACTGGAAAACCAAATGATGAACTCATTAAGATTAAATGGATTCGATTGGGAACCTCAGGGGCTATTCAAAAGGACATTCCATTGGATAGCATTTTGATTACGGATTGGAGTATTGGAACAGATAATTTGGCTGATTATTACCAACCGCATACGATTCCCTATTCACAGATGCCAAATGGAATTCGCTATTTTTTGTATCGGGCGGATCCATCATTATTAAACGCGTTTCTACATTCAGATTTGATTGTTGGGAACACATTGACTGCTGTGGGTTTCTATGGCCCCCAAGGAAGATTTAACCGGATAAAACAATCCAATTTGTTACAAGAGTTGGAAGCCCTTGATTTGAAAGGAATTGGAAAAATATCAAATCTGGAAATGGAAACTTCCGGAATCTATGGTTTAAGTCAGATGTTTGGTTATCAGGCGCTGTCTGTCAATGCAATTTTAGCAAATAGAATTACAGGGCAGTTCTCAAAGAATCCTGAAAAAACGATTGAACGTATGATTGAAATATGTTTAGAAAAAATATCAGGACTTTAA
- a CDS encoding TonB-dependent receptor has translation MHSQIVFIKSYLIVFISILLAGPCFSQVLKGKIVNNQTQEPIGSAIIRDKTTQKDFISDESGYFSIMLDNPEQLLDLEIIKENFALFSIKLFATDWNTDIQEFYLVSSTGRLANDQETSTSTNDQETDESDVYSLLSSSDDPILEAASFDWSSFRFRLRSVQSVYDQFGINGFILGNLVTGYSQYNLLSGQNLLTRYGEAYRSFKDNPYDFGSSGLSQWIDANAASFREGLVLRYSESNRAYRHKMDVHYVSGALNHNWFLVAGLNRRWAQEAYIPGSYYDAWGAYLGVSKYLGKHHSLNFLAVNAPVERGKASPATKEVYALAKDNYYNSYWGLQEGEIRNSRSASSKIPMAMLNYLWTPNESIQIESGVLGIKGKRADSQLDWYNAPDPRPDYYQKLPSYIEDSLVGESVRDAWEQNVNVRQINWTRLYHSNYANYSIVENANGVNGNTVSGNRATYWLNERHADPEELQFFAKLNWNLKRHLFNLKYRLRAGSLDNYLELTDLLGADFLVDAEDFIDNPDFQHPDIRYSNHIIHKGDVYGYRYKSHHSNHSILTDYNYYGKRLDFNAGISTDFNSFYREGFFQNAINLNSLGQSDKINQTGYAAKTMLTWKINGRNYFRLNYAYQKLPNRFDQTFVNPEWSANVLKETNQTKVQTADLSYFYKSPKIKIECTAYALNYKDQIINKNFFLDEQLEAAGNVDLADGGLINAFYTKLDQRHLGIETSLEYKIGRGFVISGIYTVGDAIYTSRPEMLLFDKFSSSNAKHIIYLKNFYIPASAMQAGSLVLKYNFKRNGFATLSFNYLSDQYLEPNPLRRVPQAVADLDPASTQFNKIINQEKLPEAFYINLFLYKGFKLFNQDFGLTCSINNLLNRQNLISGGFEQYRFDYAEKNPDKFPSKYYYLQGINYFCGLSWRL, from the coding sequence ATGCATTCCCAAATAGTGTTCATCAAGTCATATTTAATTGTATTTATTTCCATCCTGCTTGCGGGACCATGTTTTAGTCAAGTATTAAAGGGGAAAATTGTCAATAATCAAACCCAAGAACCTATAGGGAGCGCAATTATTAGAGATAAAACGACTCAGAAAGATTTTATTTCTGATGAATCCGGGTATTTTTCTATAATGCTTGATAATCCTGAGCAGTTGTTGGATTTGGAAATCATCAAAGAAAATTTTGCTTTATTTTCCATAAAATTATTTGCAACAGATTGGAATACAGACATTCAAGAGTTTTATTTGGTATCAAGTACAGGCAGATTGGCCAATGATCAGGAAACTTCAACCAGTACAAATGATCAGGAAACCGATGAATCTGACGTTTATAGCCTTTTGTCATCATCGGATGATCCGATTTTAGAAGCTGCCAGTTTTGACTGGAGTTCATTCCGGTTCCGACTGCGTTCTGTGCAATCTGTATATGATCAATTTGGTATCAATGGATTTATACTCGGAAATTTAGTAACAGGCTATTCCCAATACAACCTATTGTCAGGTCAAAATTTATTAACCCGTTATGGGGAGGCTTATCGAAGCTTTAAAGACAATCCTTATGATTTTGGAAGTTCTGGCCTAAGTCAATGGATTGATGCAAATGCCGCAAGTTTCAGAGAAGGGCTGGTGCTTCGATATTCTGAATCCAATCGGGCATATAGACACAAAATGGATGTCCATTATGTATCGGGTGCACTTAATCACAATTGGTTTTTAGTTGCTGGGTTAAACCGGCGTTGGGCACAGGAAGCTTATATACCAGGGAGTTATTACGATGCTTGGGGAGCATATCTTGGTGTTTCAAAATACCTTGGAAAGCATCATTCACTAAACTTCTTAGCAGTTAACGCACCAGTTGAGCGAGGGAAGGCTAGCCCTGCAACCAAAGAAGTTTATGCCCTGGCTAAGGATAACTATTACAATTCCTATTGGGGGCTTCAAGAGGGTGAAATCCGGAACTCTAGATCTGCTAGTTCAAAAATTCCAATGGCCATGTTGAATTATTTGTGGACCCCGAATGAGTCAATCCAAATTGAATCTGGTGTACTTGGAATAAAAGGAAAGCGCGCTGACAGTCAATTAGATTGGTACAATGCACCAGACCCTAGACCCGATTATTACCAAAAATTACCTTCCTATATTGAAGACAGCTTGGTTGGAGAAAGTGTACGGGATGCCTGGGAGCAAAATGTTAATGTACGACAAATTAATTGGACTCGTTTATATCATTCCAATTATGCAAATTATTCTATTGTTGAAAATGCAAATGGAGTTAATGGAAATACAGTTTCAGGAAACAGAGCAACTTATTGGTTAAATGAAAGACACGCAGATCCTGAAGAGTTGCAGTTTTTTGCTAAATTGAACTGGAATTTAAAACGCCATCTTTTTAATTTAAAATACCGTTTACGGGCAGGAAGCCTTGACAATTATTTGGAACTAACGGATTTATTGGGAGCAGATTTCCTTGTCGATGCAGAGGATTTTATAGACAACCCAGATTTTCAGCATCCTGACATTCGATATTCAAACCACATCATTCACAAAGGAGATGTATATGGGTATCGTTATAAATCTCACCATTCAAATCATTCGATTTTAACGGATTACAATTATTATGGTAAACGTTTAGATTTTAATGCTGGAATTTCTACCGATTTTAATTCATTCTACCGGGAAGGATTTTTTCAAAACGCAATCAATCTAAATTCTTTGGGTCAATCGGATAAAATCAATCAAACGGGGTATGCTGCCAAAACAATGCTTACCTGGAAGATAAATGGTAGAAATTATTTCAGATTGAATTATGCATACCAGAAATTGCCCAATCGTTTTGATCAAACATTTGTTAATCCGGAATGGAGCGCAAATGTTTTAAAGGAAACCAATCAAACCAAAGTGCAAACGGCAGATTTAAGCTATTTTTATAAAAGCCCCAAAATTAAAATTGAATGCACAGCGTATGCTTTAAATTATAAAGACCAGATTATTAATAAAAACTTCTTTTTGGACGAGCAATTAGAAGCTGCAGGCAATGTTGATTTAGCGGATGGGGGATTGATTAATGCATTTTATACCAAACTAGACCAAAGGCATTTAGGCATAGAGACATCTCTTGAATATAAAATAGGAAGGGGCTTTGTGATTTCAGGAATTTATACAGTGGGGGATGCAATCTATACATCACGTCCTGAGATGTTATTGTTTGATAAATTTAGCTCCAGCAATGCGAAGCATATCATTTACTTAAAGAATTTTTATATTCCAGCGAGTGCAATGCAAGCAGGATCTCTTGTTCTTAAGTATAATTTTAAGCGAAACGGTTTTGCTACTTTGAGTTTCAATTATTTAAGCGATCAATATCTGGAGCCTAATCCTTTGCGTCGTGTCCCGCAAGCTGTAGCTGATTTGGATCCGGCCAGCACCCAATTTAATAAAATAATTAACCAGGAAAAACTTCCGGAAGCATTTTACATCAATCTGTTTTTATACAAAGGATTTAAGCTATTTAATCAGGATTTTGGTTTGACTTGTAGTATCAATAATTTATTAAATAGACAAAATCTGATTTCTGGAGGATTTGAGCAATACCGATTTGATTATGCTGAAAAAAATCCCGATAAGTTTCCTTCAAAATATTATTATTTGCAGGGGATTAACTATTTCTGTGGATTGAGTTGGAGATTATAA
- the ald gene encoding alanine dehydrogenase, with amino-acid sequence MIIGVPKEIKSNENRVALTPAGALELSKRGHKLYIQSTAGEGSGFTDQMYKDAGASILNRIEEVYGIAEMIIKVKEPIASEYPLVKENQLIFTYFHFASYEPLTKAMIESGAICLAYETVELADRSLPLLVPMSEVAGRMAIQEGAKFLEKPQKGKGILLGGVPGVPPAKVLVLGGGIVGTQSAKMAAGMGAQVILLDVSLPRLRYLADVLPPNVTTMYSNELTIRELVKTHDLIVGAVLIPGAKAPSLVTRDMLKTMQPGTVLVDVAIDQGGCMETSKPTTHDDPIYIIDDVVHYCVANMPGAVPFTSTLALTNATLPFAIQLADKGWKAACKDSKPLTSGLNVVHGKVVYQGVADAFGLPYVDVSQVL; translated from the coding sequence ATGATTATTGGTGTTCCTAAAGAAATAAAAAGCAACGAAAACCGCGTGGCCCTCACCCCTGCGGGTGCTCTCGAATTAAGTAAAAGAGGTCACAAACTATATATTCAATCGACAGCTGGCGAAGGGAGCGGATTTACGGATCAAATGTATAAGGATGCCGGTGCCTCTATTTTAAATCGCATCGAAGAAGTCTATGGCATCGCTGAAATGATTATAAAAGTCAAAGAACCAATTGCTTCAGAATATCCTTTGGTCAAAGAGAATCAACTCATATTCACTTATTTTCACTTTGCTTCCTATGAACCCTTAACGAAAGCGATGATAGAAAGCGGTGCTATTTGTCTAGCTTACGAAACAGTTGAATTGGCTGATCGCAGCCTGCCTTTATTGGTACCTATGTCTGAAGTTGCTGGAAGGATGGCTATCCAGGAGGGTGCTAAATTTTTAGAAAAGCCACAAAAAGGAAAAGGAATTTTATTAGGCGGTGTTCCGGGAGTTCCACCTGCCAAAGTATTGGTCTTAGGGGGTGGTATTGTAGGCACTCAATCTGCTAAGATGGCTGCTGGAATGGGTGCACAAGTTATTTTATTGGATGTGAGTTTGCCTCGTTTGCGCTACCTGGCTGATGTGTTGCCTCCAAATGTCACGACCATGTATTCCAATGAATTAACCATTCGGGAATTGGTCAAAACCCATGATTTAATCGTTGGGGCCGTATTAATCCCTGGTGCTAAAGCCCCTAGCCTCGTAACTCGTGATATGTTAAAAACCATGCAACCTGGAACAGTACTGGTTGATGTGGCAATAGATCAAGGGGGATGTATGGAAACAAGTAAACCAACAACGCATGATGATCCAATATATATTATTGATGATGTAGTTCATTATTGTGTGGCGAATATGCCCGGTGCTGTTCCATTTACCTCCACATTAGCTTTAACGAATGCAACCTTGCCTTTTGCGATTCAATTGGCAGACAAAGGCTGGAAAGCAGCCTGCAAAGACAGTAAACCACTTACCAGTGGACTGAATGTTGTTCATGGCAAGGTAGTTTATCAGGGGGTAGCTGATGCTTTTGGCTTACCTTATGTAGATGTCAGCCAGGTCCTTTAG
- a CDS encoding 1,4-dihydroxy-6-naphthoate synthase gives MDSNNRIKLAISPCPNDTYIFGAWINNLIGNPKELETSCDYMDIQELNEQALKGIYDVIKFSAAILPKITEQYWISETGAAAGFDTGPLLVAAHDIDLRTLSTKRIVLPGKDTTAALLFRNLFPEVKELHHKVFSEIEQSVLLGTYEAGVIIHESRFNYKEKGLIELADLGKLWVEKTGYPIPLGLIGIRKTLGLEKASALQQTIRKSLDFALLNEQQLMPYIQTHASEMSPDVIQKHIRLYVNQFSLGLGKLGRSALSSMFESLNPSSNKGNNIFI, from the coding sequence ATGGATAGCAATAATCGGATAAAATTAGCCATTTCGCCCTGCCCAAACGACACTTATATTTTTGGAGCTTGGATTAACAATTTAATTGGCAATCCAAAAGAGCTGGAAACAAGCTGTGATTATATGGATATTCAAGAATTAAATGAGCAAGCTCTTAAAGGAATTTACGATGTGATAAAATTCAGCGCAGCCATACTTCCTAAAATAACAGAGCAGTATTGGATTTCAGAAACAGGGGCTGCAGCTGGTTTCGATACCGGCCCCCTATTGGTGGCAGCCCATGATATCGATCTCAGAACACTTTCAACCAAACGCATCGTTTTGCCTGGCAAGGACACGACTGCAGCTTTACTTTTTCGAAATTTATTTCCAGAAGTCAAGGAGCTACACCATAAAGTTTTTTCAGAAATAGAACAAAGTGTGCTGCTTGGCACGTATGAAGCGGGTGTAATTATTCATGAAAGCCGTTTTAATTATAAAGAAAAAGGACTTATAGAATTGGCTGATTTAGGCAAGTTATGGGTTGAAAAAACAGGCTATCCTATCCCATTGGGTTTAATTGGTATTCGTAAAACATTGGGCTTGGAAAAAGCAAGCGCCCTGCAACAAACCATTCGTAAAAGTCTGGACTTTGCACTACTCAATGAACAGCAGTTAATGCCTTATATTCAAACGCATGCAAGCGAAATGAGCCCTGATGTAATTCAAAAACACATCCGTCTATATGTAAATCAATTTAGTTTGGGACTTGGCAAGCTTGGCAGGTCAGCACTTTCAAGTATGTTTGAATCTCTAAATCCTTCATCCAACAAGGGTAATAATATATTTATATAA